Proteins from a single region of Nodularia sp. LEGE 06071:
- a CDS encoding serine/threonine-protein kinase: MTKTLLNNRYQVIQVLGAGGFGETFLAEDTHMPSRRRCVIKQLKPIANDPKTYQMIQQRFEREAATLEYLGESSDQIPKLYAYFSENELFYLVQEWIQGPTLTNIVEDKGYESETTVRAILLSLLSVLDYVHSKGIIHRDIKPDNIILRATDHKPFLIDFGAVKETIRSVVSSSHHPTRSLVIGTPGYMPTEQAIGRPVYATDIYSLGLTAIYLLTGKHPPELQIHLQTGEILWQEFAPDVSPHLAKVINQAIQPHVSDRYSTASKMLYALKSATDISPQPSITSPTVSLSPAKAASTQQTQAIISSAPTVLTSNWQKPALIIGSLVFGGLIGGVAISSITRQPQSQESISTSSTPTPSSDSNTLDPTPSPQSSPDEPADQPDAVQPLPDTVVPVPQPQVTPTFAPDPDLLPPSQPPVDGVIPEPPQQPETPEPPPQPTETPEPPPQPTETPEPPPQPQNQDTAPSNTNTNSVPAFPTGTSQDAITTALGKPSQTSKGLWNTRAVLYKLEGSVDLGYLFDQKTGVLRQTEVAFAQSVPPEVMQRTLQGMLAGNANSSINQGLQKVRDRQTRRYSFNVGGLKGVIERNQQDRIYIGVWDADLH; encoded by the coding sequence ATGACAAAAACGCTGCTGAACAATCGCTATCAAGTAATTCAAGTACTCGGCGCAGGTGGATTTGGCGAAACCTTTCTGGCAGAAGACACCCATATGCCTTCTCGCCGGCGCTGTGTAATCAAGCAACTCAAACCGATAGCCAATGACCCAAAAACCTACCAAATGATTCAACAGCGCTTTGAGAGAGAAGCTGCAACTTTGGAGTATCTGGGTGAAAGTAGTGACCAAATTCCCAAGTTATATGCCTACTTCTCGGAGAATGAACTGTTTTACCTGGTTCAAGAATGGATTCAAGGGCCAACTTTGACAAATATTGTCGAGGACAAAGGCTATGAGAGCGAAACTACTGTTCGGGCAATTCTTTTGAGTCTGTTATCAGTGTTAGATTATGTCCACAGTAAAGGTATTATTCACCGGGATATCAAACCAGATAACATTATTCTGCGCGCGACTGATCACAAGCCGTTTTTGATTGATTTTGGCGCAGTCAAGGAAACCATCCGTTCAGTGGTTAGTTCTTCTCATCATCCGACGCGATCGCTGGTAATTGGTACACCTGGGTATATGCCGACTGAACAAGCCATAGGACGACCGGTTTACGCCACTGACATCTATAGCTTAGGCTTGACGGCGATTTATTTACTAACGGGCAAACACCCACCAGAACTACAGATACACCTGCAAACCGGGGAAATTCTCTGGCAAGAGTTCGCCCCCGATGTCTCGCCACATCTAGCAAAGGTAATTAATCAGGCAATTCAGCCTCATGTGAGCGATCGCTATAGTACTGCCAGTAAAATGCTATATGCTTTAAAATCCGCTACAGATATTTCCCCACAGCCTTCTATCACTAGCCCCACAGTCAGCCTCAGTCCTGCTAAAGCAGCATCGACTCAGCAAACTCAGGCAATAATATCTTCTGCGCCAACTGTTCTGACCAGCAACTGGCAAAAGCCCGCTTTAATTATCGGTAGTCTAGTTTTTGGTGGCTTAATTGGTGGGGTAGCAATTTCTAGCATCACTCGTCAACCACAGTCTCAAGAATCTATTTCCACATCATCTACACCCACACCATCTTCCGACTCAAATACCTTAGATCCCACACCTTCACCACAATCCTCACCTGACGAACCTGCCGATCAGCCAGATGCTGTACAACCTCTTCCAGATACAGTAGTACCAGTACCACAGCCACAAGTAACTCCCACATTTGCACCAGATCCGGATCTATTACCGCCATCACAGCCGCCAGTAGATGGAGTCATACCAGAACCGCCACAGCAGCCAGAAACTCCAGAACCACCACCACAGCCGACAGAAACTCCAGAACCACCACCGCAGCCGACAGAAACTCCAGAACCACCACCGCAGCCGCAGAATCAAGATACTGCTCCTAGCAACACCAACACCAACAGTGTACCGGCATTTCCTACAGGAACTTCTCAAGATGCGATCACAACAGCATTAGGTAAGCCCAGTCAAACTTCCAAAGGATTATGGAATACTCGTGCTGTGCTTTATAAATTAGAAGGCAGTGTTGACCTTGGTTACTTATTTGACCAAAAAACCGGAGTCCTCCGCCAAACTGAAGTAGCTTTTGCCCAATCTGTGCCGCCAGAAGTCATGCAAAGAACATTACAGGGAATGCTGGCTGGCAATGCTAATAGTAGTATTAATCAAGGACTTCAAAAAGTACGCGATCGCCAAACTAGGCGATATTCTTTTAATGTTGGCGGATTAAAAGGTGTAATTGAACGCAATCAGCAAGATCGAATTTACATCGGTGTCTGGGACGCTGATTTACATTAA
- a CDS encoding RNA-guided endonuclease InsQ/TnpB family protein has translation MEQAFRYRFYPSPEQEILLRKTMGCARLVYNRALAARTEAWYERLERIDYLKTSSLLTQWKQLEELKFLNEVSSVPLQQGLRHLQKAFANFWAGRAKYPNFKKKHHGGSAEFTKAAFRWKDGQVWLAKCVEALPIRWSRKLPDGCEPSTITVKLDASGRWHVCLLVDNQTIKPLSKVDKSIGLDVGITSLIATSDGDKIANPKHFKRLRKKLRQVQKSLSRKQKGSKNRCVARGKVAKVHAQIADSRKDFLHKLTTQLVRENQTIVVEDLAVKNMVKLPLLAQSISDASWGELIRQLSYKCQWYGRELVKIDRWFPSSKRCGNCGHIVDKLPLSVREWDCPKCGAHHDRDINASKNILAAGLAVSVCGANIRPDNHTAKRQLRKSSHGESGEVLGSPQVEQPANPKGKKQKPKS, from the coding sequence ATGGAACAAGCTTTTCGCTATCGGTTTTACCCAAGTCCTGAACAAGAAATCTTGTTGCGGAAAACTATGGGATGTGCGCGGTTGGTTTACAACCGCGCGCTAGCAGCGAGAACGGAAGCTTGGTACGAGAGACTTGAACGAATTGACTACTTGAAAACAAGTTCGTTGTTAACTCAATGGAAACAACTTGAGGAGTTGAAATTTCTAAATGAAGTTAGCAGTGTTCCGTTGCAACAGGGATTACGGCATTTACAAAAAGCATTTGCTAATTTTTGGGCAGGTCGAGCTAAATATCCCAACTTTAAAAAGAAGCATCATGGTGGCTCTGCTGAGTTTACCAAGGCGGCTTTTCGGTGGAAGGATGGACAAGTTTGGCTTGCTAAGTGCGTTGAAGCCTTGCCTATTCGCTGGAGTAGAAAATTGCCTGATGGGTGCGAACCATCTACCATAACTGTCAAACTAGACGCAAGTGGACGGTGGCACGTTTGTTTGTTGGTTGACAATCAAACAATAAAACCACTTTCTAAAGTTGATAAATCTATCGGCTTGGATGTCGGCATAACTTCGTTGATAGCTACTAGCGATGGGGACAAAATTGCTAACCCAAAACATTTTAAACGATTACGCAAAAAGTTAAGACAAGTTCAAAAATCTCTCTCTCGCAAACAGAAAGGCTCTAAGAATAGATGTGTTGCCAGAGGCAAGGTGGCGAAAGTCCATGCTCAAATAGCTGATAGCCGCAAGGATTTTTTACATAAGCTCACAACTCAACTGGTGCGTGAAAACCAAACCATCGTCGTTGAGGATTTAGCTGTCAAGAATATGGTGAAACTTCCTTTACTTGCTCAAAGCATTAGCGACGCTAGCTGGGGAGAATTAATTAGGCAACTTAGTTACAAGTGCCAGTGGTATGGTCGAGAATTAGTGAAAATTGACCGATGGTTTCCCAGCTCTAAAAGGTGTGGAAACTGTGGGCATATTGTTGATAAATTACCATTAAGTGTCCGAGAGTGGGATTGCCCTAAATGTGGCGCACACCACGACCGGGACATCAATGCAAGTAAGAATATTTTGGCTGCGGGACTCGCAGTTTCAGTCTGTGGAGCGAACATAAGACCCGATAACCATACGGCTAAAAGGCAGTTGCGAAAATCCAGTCATGGTGAGTCCGGTGAGGTCTTGGGGTCTCCCCAAGTGGAGCAACCGGCGAACCCGAAGGGAAAGAAACAGAAACCTAAGTCGTGA
- the rplL gene encoding 50S ribosomal protein L7/L12 translates to MSATTDQILEQLKTLSLLEASELVKQIEEAFGVSAAAPAGGMMMMAPGAAAAAEPVEEKTEFDVVLDSVPADKKIAVLKIVRELTGLGLKEAKDLVEAAPKAVKEGIAKDAAEDAKKRIEEAGGKVTIK, encoded by the coding sequence ATGTCTGCTACAACTGATCAAATTCTCGAACAATTGAAAACCCTCTCTTTGCTGGAAGCATCTGAATTAGTTAAGCAAATTGAAGAAGCTTTCGGCGTGAGTGCTGCTGCACCTGCTGGTGGGATGATGATGATGGCTCCTGGTGCTGCTGCTGCGGCTGAACCAGTTGAAGAAAAAACTGAGTTTGATGTGGTACTAGATTCCGTTCCAGCTGACAAGAAGATTGCTGTGCTGAAGATTGTCCGCGAATTGACTGGTTTAGGTCTAAAAGAAGCCAAAGACTTGGTGGAAGCTGCGCCTAAAGCAGTTAAGGAAGGTATTGCTAAGGACGCGGCTGAAGATGCTAAGAAGCGCATCGAAGAAGCTGGCGGTAAGGTAACTATCAAGTAA
- the rplA gene encoding 50S ribosomal protein L1, with product MGKKISRRLQALLEKVEDRDYAPLDALNLLKETATAKFSEAAEAHIRLGIDPKYTDQQLRTTVTLPKGTGQTVRVAVIARGEKVTEASNAGADIVGSDELINEIQQGMMDFDKLIATPDVMPQVAKLGKLLGPRGLMPSPKGGTVTFDVASAIAEFKAGKLEFRADRTGIVHVMFGKASFTPEDLLVNLKALQETIDRNRPSGAKGRYWRTIYVTSTMGPSIKVDINALRDLKLTELA from the coding sequence ATGGGCAAAAAAATATCACGCCGCTTGCAGGCGCTGCTAGAAAAAGTAGAAGATAGGGACTATGCGCCCCTAGACGCTTTAAATCTGCTAAAAGAAACGGCAACGGCTAAGTTTTCTGAAGCCGCAGAAGCGCATATCCGACTAGGAATTGACCCAAAGTACACAGACCAACAGTTGCGGACAACGGTAACACTACCCAAAGGTACAGGACAAACTGTGCGGGTGGCAGTAATTGCCAGAGGGGAAAAAGTTACCGAAGCCAGTAATGCTGGTGCTGATATCGTTGGCTCTGATGAGCTGATTAACGAAATTCAACAAGGTATGATGGATTTCGACAAGCTCATTGCTACACCGGATGTGATGCCACAGGTGGCGAAACTGGGTAAATTACTAGGTCCCCGTGGTTTGATGCCATCACCCAAGGGTGGAACGGTGACATTTGACGTAGCAAGTGCGATCGCTGAATTCAAAGCTGGTAAATTAGAATTCCGAGCTGATCGGACTGGTATTGTCCATGTTATGTTTGGTAAGGCATCTTTCACGCCTGAAGATTTGTTGGTAAACTTGAAGGCGTTGCAAGAGACGATTGATCGAAACCGTCCTTCAGGAGCCAAAGGTCGTTATTGGCGGACAATTTATGTCACCTCAACTATGGGGCCATCAATTAAAGTCGATATCAACGCTCTCCGGGATTTAAAACTGACCGAATTAGCTTAA
- a CDS encoding DNA-directed RNA polymerase subunit beta'', whose amino-acid sequence MTKENAVFRNRVVDKGQLRKLISWAFTHYGTARTAVMADKLKELGFRYATKAGVSISVDDLMIPPTKRSLLEAAEEEILATETRYQRGEITEVERFQKVIDTWNGTSEALKDEVVVHFKKTDPLNSVYMMAFSGARGNISQVRQLVGMRGLMADPQGEIIDLPIKTNFREGLTVTEYIISSYGARKGLVDTALRTADSGYLTRRLVDVSQDVIIREFDCGTTRGIPVRAMTEGGKILIPLAQRLLGRVVAEDVVHPTTKEVIAARNTPISDDLAIEIQRCGVTQVVTRSPLTCEAARSVCQHCYGWSLAHAKMVDLGEAVGIIAAQSIGEPGTQLTMRTFHTGGVFTGEVAQQVRSKTEGTIRLPRKLRTRTYRTRHGEDALYVEANGIINLEPKKDGSGEKEHQEIHVTQGSTLYVHEGQQVKIGQLLAEVALGGRTTRTNTEKAVKDVASNLAGEVQFADVVPEQKTDRQGNTTTTAARGGLIWVLSGEVYNLPPGAELIVKNGDQVAENGVLAETKLTTVHGGVVRLPEAIAGKSTREIEIITASVVLDQATVTVESSQGRNHYLITTGNNQVFNLRATPGTKVQNGQVVAELIDERYRTNTGGFLKFGGVEVQKKGKAKLGYEVVQGGTLLWIPEETHEVNKDISLLLVEDGQFVEAGTEVVKDIFCQNSGVIEVTQKNDILREVVVKPGELLMVDDPEAVMGRDNTFVQPGEEFLGTVVTELRYIQYIESPEGPALLSRPVVEFAVPNNPDVPSTTSISQQTGRSIQLRAVQRLPYKDSERVKSVEGVELLRTQLVLEIEQDGEQDHTASPLAADIELVEDTENAEVQRLQLVILESLVIRRDITADATQGSTQTTLQVEDGDSIAPGAVVASTQILGKEGGIVRGVRTGTEAVRRCLVLRDSDKMTMTTSAQPQVKKGDLLVEGAEIAPGVFAEDSGQVLEVINNTATAPHSPLPTPDSPLSAQQYTIHIRVGRPYRVSPGAVLQIEDGDLVQRGDNLVLLVFERAKTGDIIQGLPRIEELLEARKPKEACILAKRSGELKVVYADGGDEAIAAKVIEPNGVVTDYPLGPGQNLMMPDGSMISAGEPLSDGPSNPHEILEVFFSLGSEDGVYACASHALQKVQTFLVNEVQMVYQSQGIEISDKHIEVIVRQMTNKVRIDDGGDTTMLPGELVELRQVEQVNEAMAITGGARAQYTPVLLGITKASLNTDSFISAASFQETTRVLTEAAIEGKSDWLRGLKENVIIGRLIPAGTGYNTYEEPGAIDEYAALESNAVLDEVDDPLDMVLDDRTARTYNLDSPGLAETGFGASASLDAHKRRTERPILDEDDELIADEVSDLVEEDEDEDDYEEVDEDEDDYDS is encoded by the coding sequence ATGACTAAGGAAAACGCAGTTTTTCGCAATCGCGTGGTTGACAAGGGTCAACTGAGAAAGTTAATTTCCTGGGCGTTTACCCATTATGGGACGGCGCGCACGGCGGTGATGGCGGATAAGTTGAAGGAACTGGGATTTCGCTATGCTACCAAAGCTGGGGTTTCGATCAGTGTCGATGACTTGATGATTCCGCCGACGAAGCGATCGCTCTTAGAAGCAGCAGAGGAAGAAATTCTCGCCACGGAAACTCGTTACCAACGTGGTGAAATCACTGAGGTGGAACGTTTCCAAAAGGTAATTGATACTTGGAACGGTACGAGTGAAGCCCTGAAGGATGAGGTGGTGGTTCACTTTAAGAAGACTGACCCCCTGAACTCGGTGTATATGATGGCGTTCTCTGGGGCGCGGGGTAATATCTCCCAAGTGCGGCAGTTGGTGGGGATGCGGGGGCTAATGGCTGACCCCCAAGGGGAAATTATTGACTTACCGATTAAAACCAATTTCCGCGAAGGTCTGACTGTGACGGAATATATTATTTCGTCTTACGGTGCGCGCAAAGGATTGGTAGATACGGCTCTACGGACTGCTGACTCTGGTTATCTCACCCGGCGGCTGGTGGACGTATCCCAGGATGTAATTATTCGGGAATTTGACTGCGGCACTACCAGAGGGATTCCGGTGCGGGCGATGACCGAAGGGGGCAAAATCTTGATTCCCCTGGCGCAACGTTTGCTAGGAAGGGTCGTGGCTGAGGATGTAGTCCATCCCACTACTAAGGAAGTGATTGCCGCCCGGAATACGCCAATTTCTGATGACTTGGCGATCGAAATTCAGCGCTGCGGTGTGACTCAAGTGGTGACGCGATCGCCTCTGACTTGTGAAGCGGCGCGTTCGGTGTGTCAACACTGCTACGGCTGGAGTTTAGCCCATGCCAAAATGGTGGATTTGGGCGAAGCTGTGGGGATTATTGCGGCTCAAAGTATCGGTGAACCGGGTACACAGTTGACCATGCGGACATTCCACACAGGGGGTGTGTTTACTGGGGAAGTGGCGCAGCAAGTCCGTTCCAAGACCGAAGGTACAATCCGTCTCCCCCGGAAATTACGCACCAGAACCTATCGCACCCGCCACGGGGAAGATGCGCTCTATGTGGAAGCTAATGGCATCATCAATTTGGAACCGAAAAAAGACGGTTCTGGGGAGAAGGAGCATCAAGAAATTCATGTGACTCAAGGTTCTACTCTATATGTCCATGAAGGACAGCAGGTGAAAATCGGTCAGTTGCTGGCAGAAGTGGCTCTGGGTGGGCGGACAACTCGGACGAATACAGAAAAAGCTGTCAAGGATGTGGCTTCTAACTTGGCGGGAGAAGTGCAGTTTGCCGATGTTGTGCCGGAACAAAAAACCGACCGTCAGGGGAATACTACAACCACAGCCGCACGGGGTGGTTTGATTTGGGTGCTATCTGGGGAAGTTTATAACTTGCCTCCTGGGGCGGAATTGATTGTCAAAAATGGCGACCAAGTTGCCGAAAATGGCGTGTTGGCAGAAACCAAGTTAACCACGGTGCATGGTGGTGTGGTGCGGTTACCAGAAGCGATCGCAGGTAAGAGTACCAGAGAAATTGAAATTATCACGGCTTCTGTGGTCTTAGACCAAGCCACGGTGACTGTGGAAAGTTCCCAAGGTCGCAACCACTATTTAATCACCACTGGTAATAACCAAGTGTTTAACCTCCGGGCGACTCCAGGGACGAAGGTGCAGAATGGTCAAGTGGTGGCTGAGTTGATTGACGAGCGCTACCGCACCAATACTGGGGGATTCCTGAAATTCGGCGGCGTGGAAGTCCAGAAGAAGGGCAAAGCCAAGCTGGGTTATGAAGTAGTCCAGGGTGGGACTTTGCTGTGGATTCCCGAAGAAACCCACGAAGTGAATAAGGATATCTCTTTGTTGTTGGTGGAAGACGGGCAGTTTGTGGAAGCCGGCACCGAAGTTGTCAAGGATATCTTCTGTCAAAACAGTGGTGTGATTGAAGTTACCCAGAAAAATGACATCCTCCGGGAAGTGGTGGTCAAGCCTGGGGAACTGCTGATGGTGGATGATCCAGAGGCAGTGATGGGACGGGATAACACCTTTGTCCAACCTGGTGAAGAGTTCCTGGGAACTGTGGTCACAGAGTTACGCTACATCCAATATATTGAATCTCCCGAAGGCCCGGCATTGTTGAGCCGTCCTGTGGTGGAATTTGCTGTACCCAATAACCCAGATGTGCCATCAACTACATCTATCAGTCAACAAACTGGACGTTCAATTCAATTGCGGGCAGTACAGCGTCTGCCTTACAAGGATTCGGAACGGGTGAAGTCTGTGGAAGGTGTGGAACTGCTGCGGACTCAGCTAGTATTGGAAATTGAGCAAGATGGCGAACAAGACCATACGGCTTCTCCTCTAGCAGCAGATATTGAATTGGTAGAAGATACGGAAAATGCCGAAGTTCAACGCTTGCAACTGGTGATTTTGGAATCATTGGTAATTCGCCGAGATATTACCGCCGATGCCACCCAAGGCAGTACCCAGACAACTTTGCAAGTGGAGGATGGAGACAGCATCGCCCCTGGGGCTGTGGTTGCTAGTACCCAAATTTTGGGTAAGGAAGGGGGGATCGTCCGGGGTGTGCGAACAGGGACGGAAGCGGTGCGTCGTTGTTTGGTGTTGCGCGATAGCGACAAAATGACCATGACTACTAGCGCTCAACCCCAGGTGAAGAAGGGTGATTTGTTGGTGGAAGGGGCAGAAATTGCTCCGGGAGTCTTCGCTGAGGATTCTGGGCAAGTATTAGAAGTCATTAATAATACTGCTACGGCTCCCCACTCCCCACTCCCTACTCCCGACTCCCCACTCTCCGCTCAACAATATACCATTCATATCCGCGTTGGTCGTCCCTACCGAGTCAGTCCTGGGGCTGTCTTACAGATTGAAGATGGGGATTTGGTACAACGGGGCGACAATTTGGTGTTGTTGGTGTTTGAACGGGCGAAAACCGGAGACATTATCCAAGGTTTGCCCCGGATTGAGGAGTTGCTGGAGGCGCGTAAACCCAAGGAAGCTTGTATTTTAGCCAAGCGCTCTGGTGAGCTGAAGGTGGTTTATGCTGATGGTGGTGATGAAGCGATCGCTGCTAAGGTGATTGAACCCAATGGTGTGGTGACTGATTATCCTCTCGGACCTGGGCAGAATTTGATGATGCCAGATGGCTCGATGATTTCCGCCGGGGAACCCTTGAGCGATGGACCCTCGAATCCCCATGAAATTTTGGAGGTATTCTTTAGCCTGGGGTCTGAGGATGGGGTTTATGCTTGTGCCAGCCATGCTTTGCAAAAGGTGCAGACATTCTTGGTGAATGAAGTGCAGATGGTGTATCAGTCCCAGGGAATTGAGATTTCTGACAAGCACATTGAGGTGATTGTGCGGCAGATGACCAATAAAGTCCGGATTGATGATGGTGGAGACACTACCATGTTGCCTGGGGAGTTGGTGGAACTGCGCCAAGTGGAGCAGGTGAATGAGGCGATGGCCATTACTGGCGGGGCGAGGGCGCAATACACCCCTGTGCTGTTGGGGATTACCAAAGCGTCGTTGAACACTGACAGCTTCATTTCGGCGGCATCGTTCCAAGAGACGACACGGGTACTCACCGAAGCAGCGATTGAAGGTAAATCTGACTGGCTGCGGGGGTTGAAGGAAAACGTGATTATCGGGCGATTGATTCCGGCTGGTACTGGGTACAATACCTATGAAGAACCGGGTGCGATCGATGAATACGCGGCGCTGGAAAGCAATGCCGTATTGGATGAAGTTGATGATCCATTGGATATGGTGCTGGATGACCGCACGGCGCGTACCTACAACTTGGATTCTCCTGGACTGGCGGAAACTGGATTTGGCGCTTCGGCTTCGCTCGATGCTCACAAACGCCGCACGGAAAGACCCATTTTGGATGAGGATGATGAGTTGATTGCTGATGAAGTGAGCGATCTCGTTGAAGAAGATGAGGATGAGGATGATTACGAGGAAGTAGATGAGGATGAGGATGATTACGATAGCTAG
- a CDS encoding protein kinase domain-containing protein: MQMLLNNRYQVIRTLGSGGFGETFLAEDTQMPSSRRCVIKQLRPIQNNPQIYQLVQERFQREAAILEDLGGYTDQIPTLYAYFQSEGQFYLVQELIEGDTLTAKLQKQGLFSESAVREILVDLLPVLEYVHSKRIIHRDIKPDNIMLRHRDGKSVLIDFGAVRESMGTVMNSQGLPTSSIVIGTPGYMPSEQAAGRPVYSSDLYSLGLTAIYLLTGKQPQQLESDSQTGEIMWRQYASQVSPTLAGIIDQAIAYHPRDRFPTATAMLEVLHSGVNPVPPTQPIFSPPLTVPVHQQPVTQSNSRRSILMAGVIAGGLIGASVIISQVFRPSPQPVANQEVTPTVTETPVVSSSPVIKKNITSPVIPPQPILPSPTINSYFWLSERSVTDADLDDKDGFELDVMRNSIYARHGRRFDTPGLQAYFNNQTWYNPVYSPKSFPPKLLSPLEQRNAEYISKYQDRNQRRYFPK; the protein is encoded by the coding sequence ATGCAAATGCTGCTGAACAACCGCTATCAAGTTATTCGGACTTTAGGAAGTGGTGGTTTTGGGGAAACTTTTCTGGCGGAAGATACCCAAATGCCTTCTAGCCGGCGCTGTGTGATTAAACAGCTTAGACCAATTCAGAATAATCCCCAGATTTACCAGTTGGTGCAGGAACGGTTTCAAAGAGAAGCGGCAATTTTAGAAGATTTGGGTGGATATACTGACCAAATACCGACGCTATATGCTTATTTTCAGTCAGAAGGGCAATTCTATTTAGTTCAAGAGTTGATTGAAGGTGATACTTTAACGGCAAAACTGCAAAAGCAGGGGTTATTTAGCGAAAGTGCTGTTCGGGAAATTCTGGTAGATTTGTTACCAGTGTTGGAGTATGTCCACTCAAAGCGCATTATCCACCGGGATATTAAGCCGGATAATATTATGCTGCGTCATCGTGACGGTAAGTCAGTGCTAATTGATTTCGGTGCGGTACGGGAATCAATGGGAACGGTGATGAATTCACAAGGGTTACCTACCAGTTCGATTGTGATTGGTACGCCTGGATATATGCCGAGTGAGCAAGCCGCCGGGAGACCAGTTTATTCTAGTGATTTATATAGTTTAGGCCTGACAGCAATTTATTTGCTGACTGGGAAACAGCCACAACAATTAGAGTCAGATTCTCAGACAGGTGAGATTATGTGGCGACAGTATGCTAGCCAGGTTAGCCCCACATTAGCAGGGATCATAGACCAAGCGATCGCCTATCATCCCCGCGATCGCTTTCCCACCGCTACAGCAATGTTAGAAGTGTTACATAGCGGAGTAAATCCGGTACCACCGACACAACCGATTTTTTCCCCCCCGCTAACTGTTCCTGTTCATCAGCAGCCTGTAACTCAAAGTAATAGTCGCCGTAGCATCCTCATGGCTGGTGTAATTGCTGGTGGGTTAATCGGTGCATCTGTAATTATTAGTCAGGTGTTCAGACCCTCTCCTCAACCTGTAGCTAATCAAGAAGTTACACCCACAGTTACAGAAACTCCTGTTGTGTCTTCATCTCCAGTGATAAAGAAAAATATTACATCCCCGGTAATCCCACCACAACCTATATTGCCATCTCCCACAATAAACAGTTATTTCTGGCTGTCGGAAAGATCCGTGACAGATGCTGATTTGGACGACAAAGACGGTTTCGAGTTAGATGTTATGCGAAATTCGATTTATGCTCGTCACGGTCGTCGCTTTGATACTCCTGGCTTACAAGCATATTTTAATAATCAAACTTGGTATAATCCTGTATACTCACCAAAATCATTTCCTCCTAAATTGTTGTCACCATTAGAGCAGCGTAATGCTGAATATATTAGTAAATATCAAGACCGTAATCAAAGAAGATATTTTCCGAAATAA
- a CDS encoding GIY-YIG nuclease family protein, with amino-acid sequence MTTEINIPSLANLEYSPYIDDHGQLPQTYQGKIGVYAIFDRAKVLQFVGYSRDVYLSLKQHLIRQPQECYWVKVQTIARPSRTVLENIENAWIAENGSVPLGNSDNKETWTQPINVKPLMTDEEQEKYHHPANDELAQIKIIKNVARRVEAEILVVLKERGLQEQFRFSPKLKEEGLLDLK; translated from the coding sequence ATGACTACTGAAATAAATATTCCTTCTTTAGCAAACTTGGAGTATTCTCCTTACATTGACGATCATGGCCAATTACCTCAAACTTATCAGGGCAAAATAGGTGTATATGCCATCTTCGACCGAGCCAAAGTGCTGCAATTTGTAGGATATTCCCGTGATGTTTACCTGAGTCTGAAGCAGCATTTAATCCGTCAGCCTCAAGAATGTTATTGGGTGAAAGTTCAAACTATTGCCCGCCCTAGCCGCACAGTTTTAGAAAATATTGAAAATGCTTGGATTGCCGAAAATGGTAGTGTTCCTTTAGGAAATTCAGATAACAAGGAAACCTGGACACAGCCGATAAATGTGAAACCATTAATGACAGATGAAGAACAGGAAAAATATCACCATCCAGCTAATGATGAATTGGCACAAATAAAAATAATTAAAAATGTGGCTCGGCGAGTAGAAGCCGAAATTTTAGTTGTCTTGAAAGAACGGGGCTTGCAAGAACAATTTCGCTTTAGTCCTAAGCTCAAGGAGGAGGGGTTGTTGGATTTGAAGTGA
- the rplJ gene encoding 50S ribosomal protein L10, whose translation MGRTLENKKEIVADLKNSLSESTLALVIDYQGLTVAQITDLRQKLRPSGTVCKVTKNTLMGIAIDGDENWQPLSELLQGASAFLLVKEDFSSAIKAYQEFQKVTKKTELRGGVMEGRLLKDTDVKALGDLPSKEQLMAQIAGAINALATKVAVGINEVPSSLARALQAVAEKDQEQGESSESAEPSTESAAE comes from the coding sequence ATGGGTAGAACGCTAGAAAATAAAAAAGAGATTGTAGCTGATCTCAAAAACAGTTTGAGCGAGTCAACTTTGGCACTGGTAATTGATTATCAGGGTTTAACAGTTGCTCAAATCACTGACTTACGGCAGAAGCTGCGTCCGAGTGGTACTGTCTGTAAGGTAACGAAAAACACCTTAATGGGCATTGCCATTGACGGTGACGAGAATTGGCAACCACTTTCGGAGTTGCTCCAAGGTGCTTCGGCTTTTTTGCTGGTTAAAGAAGATTTTTCTTCAGCAATTAAGGCTTATCAAGAGTTCCAGAAAGTTACCAAGAAGACAGAACTTCGTGGTGGCGTTATGGAAGGTCGCCTGCTCAAGGATACCGATGTCAAGGCTCTAGGAGACTTGCCATCCAAGGAACAACTTATGGCGCAAATTGCCGGAGCTATCAACGCCTTGGCTACCAAAGTGGCTGTTGGTATCAACGAAGTTCCCAGTTCTTTGGCTCGTGCTTTGCAAGCTGTGGCTGAGAAAGATCAAGAGCAAGGTGAAAGCAGCGAAAGTGCAGAACCGAGTACCGAAAGTGCGGCTGAATAA